From Alphaproteobacteria bacterium, a single genomic window includes:
- a CDS encoding DNA polymerase Y family protein has protein sequence MPGRRNKMSRRYLSLWLPRFATDRLGRTVEPLATLAETAGVPRVAAANAAAAALGIAAGMTLADARALHPALRTHPANPLRELRGLGRLADWCERYTPLLALDGADGLLLDTTGCDHLFGGEAALRDDLLARLEGFGFEARAAMAETPGAAWALARYGRAWTAPGGSAALRQSLAPLPLAALRLPAATVADLAQVGLRRIGDVAGLPRAPLARRFGAQLLRRLDQALGRTAESLAARHPPPPFRLRRDEAEPLIRAEDLSAVVDRLLAELCRQLETAESGARRLELACYAMDGRVHRATARTSRPVRQPARLLRLLEGQLEGCDLGFGIETLVLSAPETERLAPTECGFWQDRAATDDAMAALIDRLSQRLGPERVRWMAPVTSHLPERRVEPLPALHHAAAEVAARWADWQPPPGEVLPLRLLARPEPVEATALLPDYPPAAIRWGKVLHRIVRGEGPQRLTPEWWREAPPDDPAAPLARRTRDYYRVENAAGQRLWVFRQGLYDGAGAGGTDGKPKPGWFVHGIFG, from the coding sequence ATGCCCGGCAGGAGGAACAAAATGAGCCGACGCTATCTCTCGCTCTGGCTGCCCCGGTTCGCCACCGACCGGCTGGGCCGAACGGTGGAGCCGCTCGCCACCCTGGCGGAGACGGCCGGCGTGCCGCGCGTGGCCGCCGCCAACGCCGCGGCGGCGGCGTTGGGCATCGCCGCCGGCATGACGCTGGCGGATGCGCGGGCGCTGCACCCCGCGCTGCGAACCCACCCGGCCAACCCGCTGCGGGAGTTGCGCGGCCTTGGCCGGCTCGCCGACTGGTGCGAGCGCTACACGCCGCTGCTGGCGCTGGACGGCGCGGACGGGCTGCTGCTGGACACGACCGGCTGCGACCACCTGTTCGGCGGCGAGGCGGCATTGCGCGACGACCTGCTGGCGCGGCTGGAGGGCTTCGGCTTCGAGGCGCGGGCGGCGATGGCGGAAACGCCGGGCGCGGCCTGGGCCCTGGCCCGCTATGGCCGGGCATGGACTGCACCGGGCGGATCGGCGGCGCTGCGGCAATCCCTGGCACCGCTGCCGCTCGCCGCGCTGCGCCTGCCGGCGGCAACGGTGGCGGACCTGGCGCAGGTGGGCCTGCGGCGCATCGGCGACGTGGCCGGCCTGCCGCGGGCGCCGCTCGCCCGGCGCTTCGGCGCGCAACTGCTGCGCCGGCTGGACCAGGCGCTGGGACGGACGGCGGAATCGCTGGCGGCCCGCCACCCGCCGCCGCCCTTCCGCCTGCGCCGGGACGAGGCCGAACCGCTGATCCGGGCGGAGGATCTGAGCGCCGTCGTCGACCGGCTGCTGGCGGAACTCTGCCGGCAGTTGGAAACGGCGGAGAGCGGCGCGCGACGGCTGGAACTGGCCTGCTATGCCATGGATGGCCGGGTGCACCGGGCCACCGCGCGCACCAGCCGGCCGGTGCGCCAGCCGGCGCGTCTGCTGCGCCTGCTGGAAGGGCAACTGGAGGGCTGCGACCTGGGCTTCGGCATCGAAACCCTGGTGCTGAGCGCGCCGGAAACCGAACGCCTCGCCCCGACGGAATGCGGGTTCTGGCAGGACCGGGCCGCGACGGACGATGCCATGGCGGCGCTGATCGACCGCCTCAGCCAGCGGCTGGGGCCGGAACGGGTGCGGTGGATGGCGCCGGTGACCAGCCACCTGCCGGAACGGCGGGTCGAACCGCTGCCGGCCCTGCACCACGCGGCGGCGGAGGTGGCGGCGCGCTGGGCCGACTGGCAGCCGCCGCCGGGCGAGGTGCTGCCGCTGCGCCTGCTGGCCCGGCCGGAGCCGGTGGAGGCGACGGCGCTGCTGCCGGACTATCCGCCCGCCGCGATCCGCTGGGGCAAGGTGCTGCACCGCATCGTCCGCGGCGAGGGTCCGCAACGGCTGACGCCGGAATGGTGGCGCGAGGCACCGCCGGACGACCCGGCCGCCCCCCTCGCCCGCCGCACCCGCGACTATTACCGGGTGGAGAACGCCGCCGGCCAGCGGCTCTGGGTGTTCCGCCAGGGGCTGTACGACGGCGCGGGAGCGGGCGGAACCGACGGGAAGCCGAAACCCGGCTGGTTCGTGCACGGCATTTTCGGGTGA
- a CDS encoding type II toxin-antitoxin system VapC family toxin, whose amino-acid sequence MSFVVDASIAAKWFFPEPGSDRAMRLLEIDRPLYAPDLIVPELTNLLWKRWQQDDLAEDYARQIAAALPLILRRLVAGVDLAEPAWQWSRRLAHPSYDCFYIACAQHVAGRMVTVDARLLAAVKGTEAGPLVCHLRDVVTA is encoded by the coding sequence GTGAGCTTCGTCGTCGACGCCAGCATTGCCGCGAAATGGTTCTTTCCCGAACCGGGCAGCGATCGGGCCATGCGGTTGCTGGAGATCGACCGGCCCCTGTACGCGCCGGACCTGATCGTGCCGGAACTGACCAACCTGCTCTGGAAGCGCTGGCAGCAGGACGACCTGGCCGAGGACTATGCCCGGCAGATCGCCGCCGCCCTGCCGCTGATCCTGCGCCGCCTCGTCGCCGGCGTCGACCTGGCGGAGCCGGCCTGGCAGTGGAGCCGCCGGCTCGCCCATCCGTCCTACGACTGTTTCTACATCGCCTGCGCCCAGCACGTGGCCGGCCGCATGGTGACGGTCGACGCCCGCCTGCTGGCGGCGGTGAAGGGCACGGAGGCCGGGCCGCTGGTCTGCCATCTGCGCGACGT